The Chlorocebus sabaeus isolate Y175 chromosome 1, mChlSab1.0.hap1, whole genome shotgun sequence genome includes a region encoding these proteins:
- the LOC103247879 gene encoding olfactory receptor 52K1-like, with amino-acid sequence MTACNASQGHPSFFILQGIPGMEDKHRWISIPFSSMYFITVLGNCTILLTVSTERSLHKPMFLLLCLLALTDLGMSTTTIPKVLCIFWFRQSEISYEGCLVQLFFIYSISAMQSAILMTMAFDRYVAICKPLHYATILSNSRIGLISLVSLVRAILFILPMPILLQQMPYHANHVIPTIYCEHMAVVKMVCVDTTVNRIYGLVVALLVAGLDLSAIASSYVLIIQAIMCLSSKEAHHKAVNTCTTHICVMLISYTSSLFSFLTHRFGRGIPAHVHIILGSLYFLIPPMLNPIIYGVKTKEFRDKVTKYGCWKRKPTTTARGQKLVW; translated from the coding sequence ATGACTGCTTGCAATGCCTCACAGGGTCAcccttctttcttcattctccaAGGCATTCCTGGCATGGAAGACAAACATAGATGGATATCTATCCCCTTCTCCTCCATGTATTTCATTACGGTGCTCGGGAACTGCACCATCCTCCTCACTGTCTCCACAGAGCGCTCCCTGCACAAACCCATGTTCTTGCTCCTTTGCCTATTGGCCCTCACAGACCTTGGCATGTCCACTACCACCATTCCCAAGGTGCTGTGCATTTTCTGGTTTCGCCAAAGTGAGATCAGTTATGAAGGATGCCTGGTTCAGCTGTTCTTCATCTACTCCATCTCTGCCATGCAGTCAGCTATCCTGATGACCATGGCCTTTGACCGCtatgtggccatctgcaagccctTGCACTATGCCACCATCCTTTCCAATAGTCGCATTGGACTCATTAGCTTAGTGAGTTTGGTAAGAGCTATTCTCTTTATTCTCCCCATGCCCATCCTCCTTCAGCAAATGCCCTATCATGCCAATCATGTCATCCCCACCATCTACTGTGAGCACATGGCTGTGGTGAAGATGGTTTGTGTAGATACTACAGTCAACAGAATATATGGCCTGGTGGTGGCCTTGTTGGTTGCGGGGCTAGATCTCTCAGCTATTGCTTCATCATATGTGCTAATCATCCAGGCTATAATGTGTCTCTCTTCTAAGGAAGCCCACCACAAAGCAGTCAACACCTGCACCACACACATCTGTGTCATGCTTATTTCTTATACTtcctcacttttctcttttctcactcACCGCTTTGGCCGAGGCATTCCAGCCCATGTCCACATCATTCTTGGCAGCCTCTACTTCCTTATACCTCCAATGCTCAATCCTATAATTTATGGAGTGAAAACTAAGGAGTTCCGGGACAAAGTGACCAAATATGGTTGCtggaaaagaaaacccacaacCACTGCCCGTGGTCAGAAACTTGTCTGGTAA